GAATCCGGAAGGTGTACGAAGAAGTAAAAGGAAATTGGTGAAGTACCACCATTAAATAAAATTTAAACGGTAGATAATAAGGCTGGTTTAAGCTAATTATCTACCGTTTGTTTTACTTATTTTTGCCAAAATAAATTCAATTAATTACCTGCCTTTTATTTATCCTGAAATTTTTGTTTGATTATTAAAAACATAAAAACAGGGCCATAATACAGATATCTCCTCCACATTCTACCTGGTTCTTTCATCATTCTAATGAACCATTCTAAACACAGATTAATCCAAAATTTACCAGGACGGTTTACAGTACCCGCAAAAAAATCAAACGCTCCACCTATAGAACAAATAACTTTTGCTTCAATTCTACTTTTATTATAATGCACCCACTTTTCCTGCTTTGGCGCAGTCATCCCAACAAATAACACATCTGGTCTAAAAGTGTTTATGGCATTCACCATTGCATCGTTATCAAAATTATTGAAATCTGTCTTATAAGGAGGAGAATAATAACCTACCCGAATATTAGGGTATTCTGCCAAAATCCGGTTTTCTATTTTAATTAAGGTTTCCTCAGCAGATCCTAAATAAAAACAACTACCAGAATTTTGATTTAAGCTATTTAAAAGGTAATAATGCAAGTCGGCACCTGCAATTTTCTTTATATTTTCACCTTTTAAAAATTTAAATGCAAAAACAATTCCCACTCCGTCTGGAAGCAAAACGTCCGATTCAATTAATGCTTTTCGGAATGCCTTGTCTTTACTGGCTACCACATACGAGTATTGATTTATGGTATTAATAATCGTTTTGGCAGAAATTTTAATATCCTCAATTTTGGAAGAAAAGATATTAAAATCTGTTAGACTAGAAGATTTATATCTAAGCACTTAATTTATTCTTAGCTATACAAATTTAACTTAAATATACAATCCTGACTAAAATCTTTTCTTTCTTCCAAGATCATCTGCAATTTAATTTTTTAATTTTAGGTAATATATAATCTACTCCAGTTCACCCGCTTTTTAATCACTTCTATTCTTTCACCAATTTGCCCCGGTAAAATAAATTGGAGCCCTCTTGTAAAGAAATAAAGTACACTCCTTTTGCATAACCCGACATATCCAATACTAACCTACCAGAAGTAATACTTTGCGAGTAAACCGTACGACCTGAAACATCAACCAGCTTTATAGTGCAGGTTTTAGATAATGGCAATTGCATGCTTATTACTGCTTTATTAACAACCGGGTTAGGGGTAACCAGCACAAGCTTTGTTTCCGTTGTATGCTTTACCGATATAATTTTCGAATAAGAAATTTTACCGGTATAATCTTCCTGAAGTAAACGGTAGTAAGTAATGCCTGATCCAGGTGAGTAGTCAGATACCTGGTAATCTTTAATATCAAAACTAGTACCTGCCCCTTCTACAAAAGCTACTTTGGTAAACGTAACGCCATCAGCAGAATGTTGTACTTCAAAACCTTTGTTATCTTTTTCAGAAGCAGTCTGCCAATTAATAACAACTTTCCCGGCCTGCATAACAGCTGTAAATTTTAGGAGTTGTACTGGTAAAGGATTATTAACAGAGCTTGATCCTAATGTAAACGGACTAAACACGGTAAGAGCTTCTGCGCTGGTCACAGTTCCAGCAGAATTATTACCAATTATAGAACGACCTCCAGTATTTATCCACTTGCTTCCATTCCAGTGAGCTACTACTAAATCGGCCGGCACATCTACGCCGCAGCTGTTGGTATCCCAGCTTAAGGTAACCGGAGTAGCAGCCAAACCCGCAACCCGGTCTAATTGCCAATATTCGCAGTTGCTTAAATGGTTGATGGTAGCTTCTTTACTGTTATGGTTACCGGCTGTAGCTGAACTAACCGGAAAATATTCAGCAGTGAAAGCACCACTAACTCCCCCATTTGGGTTAATCCCAATAGGTCGGTAAAAATTATTTTTACCGACCGGGAAAGTAAAAGCGCCGGATCCAAACCGTTTAACAGGTCCTTCTACATAACTCCTGTGCTTTGCCCCTGTTACCGTTGAACCAGCCGAAAATATAAGCGGGTTAGCGGTGGAGGAGATTATTATACCTTGCGTTAAAATTAGTTCATTGCCAATAGTTATTGGGGTTTGAAGCAACATTTTCCCGCTAATTTTATTTACTGTTAAGCGGTTAAACAGAACAGGAGTACCGCCGCTTTTGCTAATAGTCTGATCATTCTGCCCGGATATTACAGCCATACCGGTTCCATTACCGAATGTAACTACTGAGTTGCTATTTACAGAAATATCGCCTCTAAAATCAGAAGCACTATTATAACTTATCTCTAATGTGCCGCTAGCCTGGTTCGTAAAGGTAACATTACCCGCAAACATATCACCGATGGCTGTTCCTAGGCGCATCCGGGAATCTGTGTTGTTAATGATGGTAGTTGGTCCGTTAAAAACACTGCCGCCTTCGCTATCGTTATCCACTGTAGCCGCACCTTGTTTAGTGATGGTAGTAGTATTCTGGAATACCGAACCATTAAAATAAATATTGTCACAGATTACATTTAACACAGCCGTAAAGCTGGTGCCTTTAAAAGTAACCCGGGCACATGAAATGGTCAGATTTCCGTTCGTTACCTGCCCCCCATTAAAATCCACTACCCCGCTAATAGTTAATGTCTTTCCATTCAGGTTGAGCCTTCCGGAGTTAATGATAAAATCTTTTACCGCAACATTGGAAGTAATTACCGGCAAATGAGTAACCGGTGCATTATCATACGTATTACTAATAATAACATTATCGTTAGCTCCGGGTACTCCGTTGGGGGCCCAATTGGCAGGGTTACTCCAATCGGTGCTGGTATTGCCAGTCCAGATATAATTACCATATACTGTAATTAATCTTGTTTGCATCGCAGAAGTACAGCCATTAGAAATAATCGAAAGCGTAATATTTTTTTTGCCCGGTGTATTCCATGTTATCTGGTATGGCCCGGCTCCAGAACCAGATACAATAGTTCCACCATCAAAACCCCAGTTATATTCGGCGTTTTCTTCTTGGGTACCGCTAAAAGTTAATACACTGTTTTCCCCGGTATTCATCTCTGTAGGGCTAACAGTAAACGTAGCTAAAGGTAAAGACTTTACTATGGCCTCCACCAAAGTTTGTGAGGTACAGCCGCTACTGTTTTGTACCGTTAAAGTATAAGTGCCACTAGCGGCAGTAGTGGCATCCGGGATAATTGGGTTTTGCAGATTAGAAGTAAAGCCATTAGGACCGGCCCAGGTATAAGAAGCTCCGGGAATGGTGTTTGCTTTAAAGGCTAAGGTGTTGCCGGCACAAACCGGATCTGCTCCCGCTCCATTTAAATCAGCTATCTGGTTAGGAGTAAGCTCAGTATAATAAATATTGATATCGTCTAACAAACCCTGATAATAATAATTAGTTGGTGCATCAGGCCAATAATCTAAGGTGCCATAACCAATCCGCCAATAGCCGGCAAAAGGTTGAGCCGCATCAGCCGTAACATCCTGCGCCTGCAAGGTACCATCTAAATAAAGCTTAGTGCCATTCTTGGCCGAAAGAGTAGCAACCAGATGGTGCCATTTGCCATCGTTGTAAGCATCCGTTGTAGAAAGAGTTAAAGTTTTATCTGCCGGGTAAACACCAAAAATAAGCTGCCCATCATTGTTCATGTATACCAAACGATCCCAATCCTGGCTCTGACCAGTTCGAGGAGAATGAAACCCGATTAGCTGCCCTCCGGCAACCGTAGTATTAAACCAAATACTAAGCGAGAATTCTCCTGGATTATTAAATTGGGTTGCCGTAGAAATATAATCATCTTCCCCGTCGAAGGTATACGCATTATCCGGGTTTCCATACCGGTCCGGGGCTAAGGAGGGACCACCATTAATGGTCCCATGTAATGTACCATTATTATTCTTTCCGGACACATCATTAGCGTTACCCGCAAAGATATACGAACTAATTAAGTTCTCCGAAGGCGTAATACTAAGATTGGGAGTTGGATTTATAGTTGCGGTTACCGCCGTTCTGGCACTTTCCCGGCCTCCGGAAACATACGACACGTAATAAGTAGTAGTAGCATCTAAATCAGGAGTAGTAAAGGTGGCCGTTGTTGCCCCGGCGATTGCCGTACCTTCGGTAGCAACCGTATACCAATGGTAAGTTCCACCAGCCGGGGAACCCACAGCCAACAGCACCACAGAACCAACCCCGCAACGTGAGTTACTTGTTACATCAGGCGGATTTACAGTTTGTGCTTTTCCTGTATATCCCGAAAAAATCAGCCAAGCCCCCATAATACATTTAAAAATACGGGTAACCCATTGCATCTTTGTATCACAAAAATCAGCAATCTTTAGTGTAAAGAGTCTCATCTAACGAGTATTTTATAAACTTCATGAAAGGACTTTGCTATTGAGTAATTTTAAGCAAGATGTTTACTTGTAGATTTTAGCTCTGTAAACAATTATATAGAAGGAACTAAATAAAACAGGAAAGCCAGATATTCTTGTAATTTAAAAAGAAAAATTTGAATTATAAATAAAATTATCTGCTACTACTTATTTTATTAAGAGCAACCACACCCTTTAAACCAAAAGCTTTTCCAACGTAAAAAGAATAAAAAAATCAGATTTATAACGAGAGGAAATCTTGGCAAGTAAAATGCCTCCTGCTAATACAAGATGATTAGATATAAAAGCGAAGCCTTAATTTTTAACCATTAAACAGCTCTTAGTTACTATCAAAAAAATCTAACAAGCAGTTTACCGGTTTCGCAGAAATGCTTTTATTTTGTTCGGATGAAAGTTAGGTTGGCCGCTTTCACTAGAAACAAAAAACAACTATTAACTTTTTAAAGCCTTTTCTAAAATAACCTGTAGGTTATTTTCAAACCTTTCAAACGAAAACAATTTATAAAACCTTTCTTTGGCTGCTACAGCCATTTTGTTTCGTAACTCCGGATTAAGCATCAGAAGCTTAATCTTATTCGCTAACGTTTGTACATCCTGCTTAGGCACTAAAAATCCCGTTTCTCCTTCTACAACAATATCCGGAATTCCACCTTCCTCGCTTGCCACTATAGGCAAACCGGTACTTAAGGCTTCTAATAAAACCAACGGAAAACAATCATCCAGAGTAGGATGTACAAAAATATCAGAATCGTAAAAAAAATTAAATTTTTCAGCGCCATACTTCCCCCCGTGAGCCAATACCTCTTCCGTCAAATTTTCATGAACTAAGTAATCTTGAAATTCTTCTTTTGATATGTCAAACCAAGAGCCCACAAAATGGCACTCAAATTTTAGTCCTTGTACTTTTAATAACTTACAAGCTTCCAACAATACATATACTCCTTTGGCCGCCATCATATTTGATAAAAATAAAATTCTGCAAAGGCTGGAAGTTCTTTCTTGCTCTACTAGTTTCGGTTCTTTAAAAGAAGGTCCAGGTATACCATTGGGCAAGTAAAATATATCTTTCTCTTTTACATACGCTTTTACATCGGGGTACAAGTACTTTGATAATATAATACTTCTGGTATCTTTAAAAGAAAACCGGTAGAGGTATTTATGGAAAATTTTATGCTGTTCAAAAAGAATTCCTTTGTTATGAAAATGATAAACAATCTTCTTTTTAAATAATTTTAAAAGGAATACAATCAATAAGTCTTTGTAAAAACCCGGTCCATGCGAGTTGATACTCATGTAACACAAATCATAGTTTTTCCTTTTCAGGGCTCTAAAAACTTTGGCCTGTACTTTAAACAAAGCGTACACTTTTTGTAACCCACCTTTACCAATTTCCTCTAATTTTTGGGAGGTAGAAAGCCTGATAAAAGTGGTATCGAAGGTTTGGTTAATAAGCGCGCTTTCCTGAATGTATTGCCCTACCAAGGCTGCACCATGAATGGGAGGAGGAAGATGTAATATAAAAAGAATACGAGGTTTCAATAATAAAGCTGTTAAACTAAACCGGACTTAAATTTTACTTGTTTCTGAAATATCTCTTTTAATCCTTTGACTTATTTGAGTAATAATTATTAAGTATTTGGACAGAAATAAATATTCATTTCCCCTGGTAGCTTCTATAGAAAAACAACTACCCCTACCCCTCCTAAACTTAAGAGGGGAGCTTTTACCCCCAACTTATCGTATATCATTTAATTTGCCTCTTTACTTACAATTAAATATTTAATAAAAAGAAAATTCTAATATTGTTTTAAAGCATAAACTAAATTTAAGGGATGCAAGTTTTGTCTCACAACTTTTTTAGATTCTCTAATTTTCTTTTAGAATTCTAAATTTATTTGTTATCCTTCAAGTAAAAGACCCATCTTACATCCGGAGCTTATCTTAACATTTTATTTACTAAATAAGAAAGAAATATTTTAATCCCGTTTTCTTTTAATAACCGAAAAAGCCTTTGGGCAGACCAACTAAATTCATGCGCAAAAGTATACTGGTCCGCTTTTTTATCAACTTCCAGGTCAGGGTGAATCAAAGGAAATGCCAAGCTATGTAATTTCAAATCTTTCCTCGAATCATACAAAGAATGGTGAGTAGGATTATTATCCAGACCAATATTCTTTACCAGGTTCACCCCGGGACTAATAACCACTCCTTTATCTTTCCAGATAGAAAACATAAACTGGTAATCCCAAACATTTACTTTTTCGGTTCTTTTGGTATTTAGCAATTTCCAGTACCAGTAATTTCTTTCGCCGCGGCTTTGAAATACATGGTCTAATCCTCCCGTACGGAAAGTTTCTTCCAGGTCATTCATCTCAAAATCAAAATTTGCCCAAGCTCTTCGCCAGGAAGCCCAACCCCAGATTTCGGGGTAATAAGAAAAGTAGTAACTTCCCTTTCCTCGCACAATGCCTTTCTGATAATTATTGCCTCCTATCAATTTTACCTGGTCTACCTGTCTGTATTTTATTAATAATTCCTGGCAGTAGCGAAAAAAAGATAAATCGGGGAAGCAATCATCCTCCAGAATAATACCTTCGGGTACCTGATCAAAGAACCAGGTGAGGGCCGAACTAACGGCCAATCCACAACCTAAATTCTTATCCCGGTACAAGGTTTTTATTTCACAATCCCAATCTATTTGGTTTATAATGGCCCGGGCTTCGCAGCATTTTTCACTTTCCCCGGCTATTGTTTCCCGCGGTCCGTCGGCGGCCACGTATAAGTATTTAGGCCTTATTTGCTTAATCTGGTTAAAAACCAACTGTGTCGTATCGGGCCGGTTAAAAATTAAAAAAAGAACCGGCGTTTCAAAGAGAACTGACATTATAAACAGGAAGATTGTAAATTAAAGTATTTCTCAATAACCTGGACTTTTTTCTTAACACTTACCCAAGAGCACTTTTTTACTATTTTTTAAAAACTGTTTATTACACCTGGCTAAGCTCCCCATTGGTTACGTACGTACACTCGTTGATACCAGAAATTAATTTACATATTTGTTCTAACTCATCCCAAAGGTGGTATTGCTCTATTTCCCAGGAATGCCCCCAAATATGCAAGCAACCCTGATTTTTAATCACATAGTTCAGGTAATACTCTACCAGATTAAGCAAATCAGCACTGTTTTTATTTTTTAAATAAATACCTAACGAGCGCAGCTTTATTCTTTTTAAGAGGTGTTTGTAATAGGTAAAGCCCGAATGATTATACACCTGCAAAGTAGTGGGTACCAAACCCAAGTTATCCGGTAATCCGGGATTTAACAGCTCCGTAGTTCGCAAAATTTTAAAACCAGTGGTGCGGGTATAATCAATGGCAGGCTGGTTATATACGCCGCCCGGAAAGCAAAACGAAACAGGAGCAATACCCAATAAATCTTTTAACCAATTGTAACACCCTAAAATTTCTTCGGTAAAAACTGCTCCCGAACGACTATGCAATCGTACATGATGTAGCGTATGCCCACCTACTTCAAAATCCTGGGCCAGGGTTCGTATTTCCGGTTCCGGCATTACTTCGTGCTCCGGATTAGAGCGAGGAATATAAAAAGTACCTTTTAACTTATATTTTTCCAGCAATTCCGCTATCCGGTAATCGGCCGGGTAACCATCGTCCCAACTGGTAGTAATTATTTTCATTTGCTCTATTGACAAAACTAAATTACTTATTGAGATGAGACGTAAACAATCTAATACGCCTTTTATACATTAACAGAATAATCTTATTTTATCAATAGATTTAGCTTTTACTATTCCTTTAATTATGTAAATATATAATTACGCAAATAAATGTACTAGATGAGACACAATTCGTTCAGCTGATTTACCATCCCATAACTCAGGTATACTTCCTTTTTTCCATTCACCTTTGAATAAGCTTTCCATAGAAGGTTTTAGTGCTTTAGGATTTACACCCAAAAGTTCATTAGTACCTATTGTGCATGTCTCAGGTCTTTCTGTACTATTCCTTAGAGTCATGCATGGTATCCCCATTACTGTTGTTTCCTCGGTTATACCACCTGAATCAGTAATTACCGCTTTAGCATATCGAACTAAATAATTAAACTCCAAATAGCTTAAAGGTTCAATCATATATAAATTTGGAGCCTCAATACCAACTTTTGCTAGAACATTAGCTGTTCGTGGATGTACAGGAAAGATTATTGGTAAATTATGGCTATTTAATATTATCTCTTCTATAAGATATTTTAATTCATTTTCTTGGTCAACATTCGCTGGCCGGTGTAAAGTAATTACAAAGTATTCCCTTGGTTGTAGTAGTGCTTCATCCCATATAGTAGGCTTCCTAAAGTTAGGAATCTGCTTTAATAAGGTATCTATCATAGTATTACCTACAAAAAAAATTCTATTGTTTTCAACGCCATTTTTGCGCAGGTTTGTATTAGCTATTTCCGAAGTTGTAAAAAAATAATCAGTAATAGCATCTGTTACCATACGGTTTATTTCCTCAGGCATACTTAAATCCCAAGAACGGATACCAGCTTCTACATGAGCAACTTTGGTATTCAACTTTTTTGCAACAATAGAACAAGCCATGGTTGACGTAACATCGCCTACTACAATAACCAGGTCAGCAGAATTCTCCATCAATTCTTTTTCAAATCGAACCATGATTGCAGCCGTTTGTTCTGCTTGACTTCCACCTCCTGCTTCAAGGTTAGAATGCGGCTCAGGAATACCTAACTGATCAAAAAAATCCTGACTCATCTTCTTATCATAATGCTGGCCGGTATGAACCAAACGATAACTTATATCAATACCCTTTTCAACTTGTTTTCTTATAGCTTCAATAATAGGAGCAATCTTCATAAAATTTGGACGGGCACCAGCAATGACAGTAAGTTTCATAATTAGTACGTTATATAAGTATCAGACAACTAATAATAAATTTTAAAGAGAAATTAAAAAAGGCTTTTTAATTTCTCTTTTATAATAAGGTAGACGAATTCAGTATTAGTATATAAATAGCGTTTCCACATTCGACCAGGCTCTTGTAATGTTCTAAATAGCCATTCTAATCCTGAATTTTGCATCCATAGGGGAGCACGCTTCACTTTCCCTGAAACTACATCAAAACTACCCCCTACCCCCATAATAAAAGGTGTTTTAATCCAGGATTTGTAAGTATCAAGAAAAATTTCCTTTTTAGGTGAACTCATTGCAACAAAAAGCATATCAGCATTAGAGGAGGCAATTTGCTGCGCAATCAGAGGTTCTTCCTCATTTTTAAAATATCCATTACGATAGCCTGCAATTATTTCCGAGCCATAAGCTAAGCTATACTTTGCTATGACTTCTTCAACAACTTCTTCCGTAGCTCCTAGAAAAAATATTTTATACCCTTTCTTTGCTGCTAAGCCAACTAGTGCTTCCATAAGATCAATACCAGCTACACGTTCTGGTAAAGGACAATTTAAAAAATAAGATGCCCATACGACTCCCTGCCCATCTGCATTAATTATATCACAATTTAAAATCGATTCTCTTAATCTTAAGTCCTTTTGCGCATTAACTAGTTTAGCGGCATTTACAACAACATGATGGATAGTTTCTTTTTTAGCAATTGCCGAGTCAATTATTTGTAATGTCTGCTGCATGGTCAAAACATCCACCGGTATATTGCAAATTTTTATTCTGGACATTGTTAGTGTTGTTGTAAGTGTATATAATTAAATTTAGCGAAAAATTTATACCAGTTCATCGTATTAGTATGGCTTTTTGATTGAATGATTATCTTATTATGATATAAAATTGTATTATTAAAAACAAATGATTTTGACTCTACATGTAAGTATTTTAATAATATATTGGAAATAATTAAATAATCTTAAAAAAAAATAAGATATTAGATTCATTTTCATTTATTAATTTATAAAAATTCGTCAATGAAACAGCTACTATTTACATGGAAAACCATTATTATTGAGCGTCTGCCTCTGAATAGCGAGTATAATCATATACTACAGGTTCAGGACGGGATAAAAAATCAAAAGAAGAGGAAAGGACAATCTTTTCTTTATCATCGTAGTTCCAGGTGCCAGTATCTAACCTATAAAAAAAGAATAATATAATAGAAATAGAAACAGAAGCGAAACTAAATTTCTTATCAAAAGGATTTTTTTTTAATACTAACGGAACAATCAAAGGGAAAAAGAAAAATAAATAAAAAAACAATCGTAATGCTAACTCAGTTTGTCTCAAATTCATCAATATAAAAATAACAAATAGGAGAATTATATTAGCTAAATGGTTAAACCCGGTTATGTTTATATCTAACTCTTCTTTGTATTGATTATACAAGGTAATGACCAATAAAACACCTATAAAAACATAATTCAAAGCTGAGAATTTTTCTAATTCAAAAGTATTGTCCACACTTGCTCTTTCTAAAATATAATGAATACTTTCAATACCTGTGAAGTAAGGCAATAACAATTGGGCAAAATACTGATAGGTAAATAGTATAAAAATTAAGCCAACAAAATAAACTATATTTCCTTTACCAAGTTTTTCTTTTAAAAAAGACAAATAGGCTAAAGGAAAAATTAAAATAGAAGTAGAATGAATCAAAACACCCAAAATTGCTAACCACCACTTATTATTACCATATATAAGTTTATCTACTAAGAAATATACTATGATAGCTCCAGCTATAAACTGCCTGATCAAGTGTGCCGATAAACTAAAAAGTTGTGGAAAAAATGCTGCAAGTACAATAGAGAAAAGGATATACCGCTTATTTACGTTTACTTTAGAATGAAATTTATCTAAAGAAATAAATAAAATAAAATAAGGAAAAACTGTAATAACAAACACCCAAAACTTTACGCTCCCTCCTGATATATAGTAAAAAATGTAATTAAACGCATAAAAAACTGGTTCTTTCTCAAACCAACTTAGATAATCGAGAAAAGAATATTGGGAAACATATAAATATTTAGAGGCATGAAAACCAAGATCACTTTCTGGCACTTTGGTCATATTTATAAATCCCAAGAAAAAAGCCAATAGCAGATAAAAAATATAATAAAACTTTTTATCAATAGTCTTATCAATTGCTAAGAGTATCCCTAAAAGCACGATACTTATAAATGGATTTAGAATAAATAATATAATAGCAGGAATAATTAATTTACTAGGTGACATTGATATAAGTATTATAACAAAATATTTATTATATTATTAAATTGGATGTTTGGCTTTAACTCCTGACTAAAATTTTTGATCCACTAAGTTCTTGCATTCTTGTTTTGCATCAGTTAACTATCTTCCTTGATACCTTCCCTTACAACCAGCATAATTAAAGACGCAAATTAATGACATCTATTTATACACTGCGTTTAACTACTCCCTTACTGTCTGAAGAAAATTAGCTCTTTATTTACTTTTATAATTTTTATTTCTTGCTAATAAAAGGCAGGCATCAATTCCGTACGTAAGGTTCATATGTTGATTTCTCTTTTACGTTTACAATTTACAATAACAGCCTCTTTTTCCATCGAATTAAGATTATAGCTAATAAAGTTTACTTATAACTAATTCATTTTAAAAAAATTAAGATTTAAAATTCGAGAACATTGAAGTGATAATAGCAGCCCCATAAACAAAAAAACACTACCATAGGCAAGCGTAATTCCAACCAGACCTAGTTGTTTCCCTAAAACCAAAGCTAAGGGTATAGTAACCAAAGCGCTGGCTAAAGTCACATACATTTGAAGCTTTAACTTACCTATTCCATTTAGAAGATAAATATGTAATAAATGCCACATGTAAGCAATAGTATAAAATACCATCGCCATGGATAAATAAAAAGATATCTTAACTTTATCACCCACCCACAACGCATACATAAAAGGCGATACAACTAGCATTAATGTGCATATTAGAACACATAAACCCCAAAGCATTTTCATTTTCCGGTAAACAGATTTGATCCATAGTAAATCTTGTTTAGCATACGCATCAGTA
The sequence above is a segment of the Adhaeribacter swui genome. Coding sequences within it:
- a CDS encoding WecB/TagA/CpsF family glycosyltransferase codes for the protein MLRYKSSSLTDFNIFSSKIEDIKISAKTIINTINQYSYVVASKDKAFRKALIESDVLLPDGVGIVFAFKFLKGENIKKIAGADLHYYLLNSLNQNSGSCFYLGSAEETLIKIENRILAEYPNIRVGYYSPPYKTDFNNFDNDAMVNAINTFRPDVLFVGMTAPKQEKWVHYNKSRIEAKVICSIGGAFDFFAGTVNRPGKFWINLCLEWFIRMMKEPGRMWRRYLYYGPVFMFLIIKQKFQDK
- a CDS encoding LamG-like jellyroll fold domain-containing protein, producing the protein MGAWLIFSGYTGKAQTVNPPDVTSNSRCGVGSVVLLAVGSPAGGTYHWYTVATEGTAIAGATTATFTTPDLDATTTYYVSYVSGGRESARTAVTATINPTPNLSITPSENLISSYIFAGNANDVSGKNNNGTLHGTINGGPSLAPDRYGNPDNAYTFDGEDDYISTATQFNNPGEFSLSIWFNTTVAGGQLIGFHSPRTGQSQDWDRLVYMNNDGQLIFGVYPADKTLTLSTTDAYNDGKWHHLVATLSAKNGTKLYLDGTLQAQDVTADAAQPFAGYWRIGYGTLDYWPDAPTNYYYQGLLDDINIYYTELTPNQIADLNGAGADPVCAGNTLAFKANTIPGASYTWAGPNGFTSNLQNPIIPDATTAASGTYTLTVQNSSGCTSQTLVEAIVKSLPLATFTVSPTEMNTGENSVLTFSGTQEENAEYNWGFDGGTIVSGSGAGPYQITWNTPGKKNITLSIISNGCTSAMQTRLITVYGNYIWTGNTSTDWSNPANWAPNGVPGANDNVIISNTYDNAPVTHLPVITSNVAVKDFIINSGRLNLNGKTLTISGVVDFNGGQVTNGNLTISCARVTFKGTSFTAVLNVICDNIYFNGSVFQNTTTITKQGAATVDNDSEGGSVFNGPTTIINNTDSRMRLGTAIGDMFAGNVTFTNQASGTLEISYNSASDFRGDISVNSNSVVTFGNGTGMAVISGQNDQTISKSGGTPVLFNRLTVNKISGKMLLQTPITIGNELILTQGIIISSTANPLIFSAGSTVTGAKHRSYVEGPVKRFGSGAFTFPVGKNNFYRPIGINPNGGVSGAFTAEYFPVSSATAGNHNSKEATINHLSNCEYWQLDRVAGLAATPVTLSWDTNSCGVDVPADLVVAHWNGSKWINTGGRSIIGNNSAGTVTSAEALTVFSPFTLGSSSVNNPLPVQLLKFTAVMQAGKVVINWQTASEKDNKGFEVQHSADGVTFTKVAFVEGAGTSFDIKDYQVSDYSPGSGITYYRLLQEDYTGKISYSKIISVKHTTETKLVLVTPNPVVNKAVISMQLPLSKTCTIKLVDVSGRTVYSQSITSGRLVLDMSGYAKGVYFISLQEGSNLFYRGKLVKE
- a CDS encoding glycosyltransferase family 4 protein translates to MKPRILFILHLPPPIHGAALVGQYIQESALINQTFDTTFIRLSTSQKLEEIGKGGLQKVYALFKVQAKVFRALKRKNYDLCYMSINSHGPGFYKDLLIVFLLKLFKKKIVYHFHNKGILFEQHKIFHKYLYRFSFKDTRSIILSKYLYPDVKAYVKEKDIFYLPNGIPGPSFKEPKLVEQERTSSLCRILFLSNMMAAKGVYVLLEACKLLKVQGLKFECHFVGSWFDISKEEFQDYLVHENLTEEVLAHGGKYGAEKFNFFYDSDIFVHPTLDDCFPLVLLEALSTGLPIVASEEGGIPDIVVEGETGFLVPKQDVQTLANKIKLLMLNPELRNKMAVAAKERFYKLFSFERFENNLQVILEKALKS
- a CDS encoding nucleotide-diphospho-sugar transferase, which translates into the protein MSVLFETPVLFLIFNRPDTTQLVFNQIKQIRPKYLYVAADGPRETIAGESEKCCEARAIINQIDWDCEIKTLYRDKNLGCGLAVSSALTWFFDQVPEGIILEDDCFPDLSFFRYCQELLIKYRQVDQVKLIGGNNYQKGIVRGKGSYYFSYYPEIWGWASWRRAWANFDFEMNDLEETFRTGGLDHVFQSRGERNYWYWKLLNTKRTEKVNVWDYQFMFSIWKDKGVVISPGVNLVKNIGLDNNPTHHSLYDSRKDLKLHSLAFPLIHPDLEVDKKADQYTFAHEFSWSAQRLFRLLKENGIKIFLSYLVNKMLR
- a CDS encoding polysaccharide deacetylase family protein, yielding MKIITTSWDDGYPADYRIAELLEKYKLKGTFYIPRSNPEHEVMPEPEIRTLAQDFEVGGHTLHHVRLHSRSGAVFTEEILGCYNWLKDLLGIAPVSFCFPGGVYNQPAIDYTRTTGFKILRTTELLNPGLPDNLGLVPTTLQVYNHSGFTYYKHLLKRIKLRSLGIYLKNKNSADLLNLVEYYLNYVIKNQGCLHIWGHSWEIEQYHLWDELEQICKLISGINECTYVTNGELSQV
- the wecB gene encoding non-hydrolyzing UDP-N-acetylglucosamine 2-epimerase, translated to MMKLTVIAGARPNFMKIAPIIEAIRKQVEKGIDISYRLVHTGQHYDKKMSQDFFDQLGIPEPHSNLEAGGGSQAEQTAAIMVRFEKELMENSADLVIVVGDVTSTMACSIVAKKLNTKVAHVEAGIRSWDLSMPEEINRMVTDAITDYFFTTSEIANTNLRKNGVENNRIFFVGNTMIDTLLKQIPNFRKPTIWDEALLQPREYFVITLHRPANVDQENELKYLIEEIILNSHNLPIIFPVHPRTANVLAKVGIEAPNLYMIEPLSYLEFNYLVRYAKAVITDSGGITEETTVMGIPCMTLRNSTERPETCTIGTNELLGVNPKALKPSMESLFKGEWKKGSIPELWDGKSAERIVSHLVHLFA
- a CDS encoding WecB/TagA/CpsF family glycosyltransferase, whose amino-acid sequence is MSRIKICNIPVDVLTMQQTLQIIDSAIAKKETIHHVVVNAAKLVNAQKDLRLRESILNCDIINADGQGVVWASYFLNCPLPERVAGIDLMEALVGLAAKKGYKIFFLGATEEVVEEVIAKYSLAYGSEIIAGYRNGYFKNEEEPLIAQQIASSNADMLFVAMSSPKKEIFLDTYKSWIKTPFIMGVGGSFDVVSGKVKRAPLWMQNSGLEWLFRTLQEPGRMWKRYLYTNTEFVYLIIKEKLKSLF